A stretch of the Capsicum annuum cultivar UCD-10X-F1 chromosome 10, UCD10Xv1.1, whole genome shotgun sequence genome encodes the following:
- the LOC107845630 gene encoding putative RING-type E3 ubiquitin transferase C3H69, with the protein MSQRVLCKFFAHGACLKGDHCEFSHDWNNPANNVCTYYQKGACAYGSRCRYDHVKPSRSQPSAQFSASSAPSNMPPGMHAHNAVVVSAISTEVLASNKPYDTSSRPAWNQKSELQDALEIDDTIEFNIVNPADRSICAFAAGGNCPRGEECPHIHGDLCPTCGKHCLHPFRPQEREEHMKTCENKQKHLDLLKRSQEIECSVCLERVLSKSTATERKFGILSECDHPFCVSCIRNWRGSSSSGMDVNSALRACPICRKLSYFVIPSVIWYFTKEEKEEIADNYKNKLRSIDCKHFDFGNGTCPFGTSCFYKHQHRDGRLEEVVLRHLGSEDGSTVIAKNIRLSDFLRNLEIR; encoded by the exons ATGTCGCAAAG GGTTCTTTGCAAGTTCTTTGCACATGGGGCATGTCTGAAGGGGGATCATTGTGAGTTTTCACATGATTGGAACAATCCTGCTAATAAT GTATGCACCTACTACCAAAAAGGAGCTTGTGCTTATGGAAGCAGGTGTAGATATGATCATGTTAAACCGTCTCGATCACAGCCTTCAGCTCAATTTTCAGCAAGTTCTGCTCCTTCCAATATGCCTCCTGGAATGCATGCACATAATGCAGTTGTTGTGTCAGCTATTTCTACTGAGGTTTTAGCTTCAAACAAACCTTACGACACTTCCAGCCGACCAGCATGGAACCAAAAGTCGGAGCTTCAAGATGCATTGGAGATTGATGATACGATTGAGTTCAACATTGTTAATCCAGCTGATCGGTCAATCTGTGCCTTTGCTGCAGGTGGTAATTGTCCTCGGGGAGAAGAGTGTCCTCATATTCATGGAGATCTGTGTCCAACCTGTGGGAAGCATTGCTTGCATCCTTTCAGGCCTCAGGAAAGAGAGGAGCATATGAAAACATGTGAGAACAAGCAAAAGCACCTTGATTTATTGAAGCGCAGTCAAGAAATAGAATGCAGTGTATGCCTTGAACGTGTTCTTTCCAAGTCAACAGCAACTGAGAGGAAGTTTGGGATCCTTTCTGAGTGTGATCATCCGTTTTGTGTATCATGTATAAGGAATTGGCGTGGCAGTTCTTCCTCTGGGATGGATGTTAATTCTGCACTGAGGGCTTGCCCCATATGCCGAAAACTTTCATATTTTGTCATTCCAAGTGTTATTTGGTACTTCACaaaggaagaaaaggaagaaatagCTGACAACTACAAAAACAAGCTCAG ATCTATTGACTGCAAGCACTTTGACTTTGGGAATGGGACTTGTCCATTTGGGACTAGCTGTTTCTACAAG CATCAACACCGTGATGGTCGTCTGGAGGAAGTGGTACTACGCCATCTTGGTTCTGAAGATGGAAGCACTGTAATCGCTAAAAATATCAG GCTCTCGGACTTCCTTAGGAATTTGGAAATTAGGTGA